The following coding sequences lie in one Arachis ipaensis cultivar K30076 chromosome B05, Araip1.1, whole genome shotgun sequence genomic window:
- the LOC107644645 gene encoding pentatricopeptide repeat-containing protein At3g22470, mitochondrial-like isoform X2 has product MMLRSSTRASLRFFLQQSQSQFGMMFKIGLEPDVVTFNTIVNGLCIEGNVDYALWFLDHMDYLGYQPDSHTFGAIINGLCKMGNTPAAIAILRKTETRNCKPSFDVMDYNTIVDSLCKDGLVSEALSLFSEMTTKGIQPDTITYNRLIQGLCTFSRWQEAASLLSERKQKGVMPDTHTFTILMDALCKEGKISSARAILGQMVRMGEEPTVVTYNSMIAGYCFQNQMEEAMKVFDLMVHKGCVPNVCTYTSLIHGWCKMKRINKAIYLLGEMINKGLNLDVVTWNTLIYGFCKAGKPLAAKELFFTMHKFGQYPNLSSCAIILDGLFKCHLFSDAISLFREMEKSNLDLNIETYSVVLREMCHAGKLNDARELFSCLPAKGLKPDLYTYTIMIQGLCGEGLLIDAEEMLMNMEEHGCLPDSCTYNVFIQGLLRRNAVLKSIKYFQIMKDKGFAAHATTMELLVDYLSTHKGENAFQEFVQKIV; this is encoded by the exons ATGATGTTGCGTTCATCAACAAGAGCTTCTCTGCGcttctttctgcagcaatctCAATCTCAATTTG GGATGATGTTCAAAATCGGCTTGGAGCCCGATGTGGTCACATTTAACACCATTGTTAATGGTCTTTGCATTGAAGGCAATGTGGATTATGCTCTTTGGTTTCTTGACCACATGGATTACTTGGGATATCAACCCGACTCCCACACGTTTGGAGCAATTATAAATGGATTGTGCAAGATGGGCAACACCCCTGCTGCCATTGCCATTCTAAGGAAGACGGAAACAAGAAACTGCAAACCAAGTTTTGATGTTATGGATTATAACACAATTGTGGATAGTCTTTGCAAGGATGGGCTGGTATCTGAGGCTTTGAGTCTATTCTccgaaatgacaacaaaaggtaTACAACCCGATACTATCACTTACAATCGCTTGATTCAAGGACTGTGTACTTTCAGCAGATGGCAGGAGGCTGCGTCTTTACTGAGCGAGAGAAAACAAAAGGGAGTTATGCCGGATACGCATACTTTTACTATTTTAATGGATGCTCTTTGTAAAGAGGGAAAGATTTCGAGTGCTAGAGCCATACTTGGTCAAATGGTTCGAATGGGAGAGGAGCCTACTGTTGTCACCTATAACTCAATGATTGCTGGTTATTGTTTCCAAAATCAAATGGAGGAAGCCATGAAAGTATTTGATTTGATGGTTCACAAGGGATGCGTACCAAACGTCTGCACTTATACTTCATTAATCCATGGTTGGTGCAAGATGAAACGGATTAATAAGGCTATTTATCTCTTGGGTGAAATGATCAATAAAGGTTTAAATCTGGATGTTGTGACTTGGAATACTCTTATCTATGGATTTTGCAAAGCGGGTAAACCGTTAGCTGCTAAAGAATTGTTTTTTACAATGCACAAATTTGGTCAATATCCTAATCTATCAAGCTGTGCCATTATATTGGATGGCCTATTCAAATGTCATTTGTTTTCTGATGCAATATCATTATTTAGAGAAATGGAGAAGAGTAATTTGGATCTTAATATTGAAACTTACAGTGTGGTGCTCCGTGAGATGTGCCATGCTGGAAAACTAAATGATGCACGAGAACTCTTCTCTTGTCTGCCAGCAAAAGGCTTGAAACCTGATCTATATACTTATACAATAATGATCCAAGGTCTATGTGGGGAAGGACTTCTGATTGATGCTGAAGAAATGCTGATGAATATGGAAGAGCATGGCTGCTTGCCAGATAGCTGCACATATAACGTCTTCATCCAAGGATTACTACGACGAAATGCTGTTCTGAAGTCAATTAAATATTTTCAGATTATGAAAGACAAAGGTTTTGCAGCACATGCTACAACCATGGAATTGCTTGTAGACTACCTCTCTACGCACAAAGGAGAGAATGCTTTTCAAGAATTTGTGCAGAAAATTGTTTGA
- the LOC107644645 gene encoding putative pentatricopeptide repeat-containing protein At1g12700, mitochondrial isoform X1: MMLRSSTRASLRFFLQQSQSQFGTLSHPNPFLDAIKDRPHLVNSIRNLQNLDSALHLFDKMLSMNSLPSVKDFNLLFSSIVKMKHYTAAISLIKHLFSLRLKSDIITLNIVVNCLCRLNHTPFAFSVVGMMFKIGLEPDVVTFNTIVNGLCIEGNVDYALWFLDHMDYLGYQPDSHTFGAIINGLCKMGNTPAAIAILRKTETRNCKPSFDVMDYNTIVDSLCKDGLVSEALSLFSEMTTKGIQPDTITYNRLIQGLCTFSRWQEAASLLSERKQKGVMPDTHTFTILMDALCKEGKISSARAILGQMVRMGEEPTVVTYNSMIAGYCFQNQMEEAMKVFDLMVHKGCVPNVCTYTSLIHGWCKMKRINKAIYLLGEMINKGLNLDVVTWNTLIYGFCKAGKPLAAKELFFTMHKFGQYPNLSSCAIILDGLFKCHLFSDAISLFREMEKSNLDLNIETYSVVLREMCHAGKLNDARELFSCLPAKGLKPDLYTYTIMIQGLCGEGLLIDAEEMLMNMEEHGCLPDSCTYNVFIQGLLRRNAVLKSIKYFQIMKDKGFAAHATTMELLVDYLSTHKGENAFQEFVQKIV, from the coding sequence ATGATGTTGCGTTCATCAACAAGAGCTTCTCTGCGcttctttctgcagcaatctCAATCTCAATTTGGTACTCTTTCTCATCCCAATCCCTTTCTTGATGCCATCAAGGACAGACCCCATCTCGTAAATTCTATTAGGAATCTCCAGAACCTTGATTCTGCTCTGCatctgtttgacaaaatgctttcCATGAACTCTTTGCCATCTGTCAAGGACTTTAACCTTTTGTTTAGCTCTATTGTTAAGATGAAGCATTACACAGCTGCCATTTCCTTAATCAAACACTTGTTCTCCTTACGACTCAAATCTGATATCATTACGCTCAATATTGTTGTCAACTGTCTGTGCCGTTTGAATCACACTCCCTTTGCCTTCTCTGTCGTGGGGATGATGTTCAAAATCGGCTTGGAGCCCGATGTGGTCACATTTAACACCATTGTTAATGGTCTTTGCATTGAAGGCAATGTGGATTATGCTCTTTGGTTTCTTGACCACATGGATTACTTGGGATATCAACCCGACTCCCACACGTTTGGAGCAATTATAAATGGATTGTGCAAGATGGGCAACACCCCTGCTGCCATTGCCATTCTAAGGAAGACGGAAACAAGAAACTGCAAACCAAGTTTTGATGTTATGGATTATAACACAATTGTGGATAGTCTTTGCAAGGATGGGCTGGTATCTGAGGCTTTGAGTCTATTCTccgaaatgacaacaaaaggtaTACAACCCGATACTATCACTTACAATCGCTTGATTCAAGGACTGTGTACTTTCAGCAGATGGCAGGAGGCTGCGTCTTTACTGAGCGAGAGAAAACAAAAGGGAGTTATGCCGGATACGCATACTTTTACTATTTTAATGGATGCTCTTTGTAAAGAGGGAAAGATTTCGAGTGCTAGAGCCATACTTGGTCAAATGGTTCGAATGGGAGAGGAGCCTACTGTTGTCACCTATAACTCAATGATTGCTGGTTATTGTTTCCAAAATCAAATGGAGGAAGCCATGAAAGTATTTGATTTGATGGTTCACAAGGGATGCGTACCAAACGTCTGCACTTATACTTCATTAATCCATGGTTGGTGCAAGATGAAACGGATTAATAAGGCTATTTATCTCTTGGGTGAAATGATCAATAAAGGTTTAAATCTGGATGTTGTGACTTGGAATACTCTTATCTATGGATTTTGCAAAGCGGGTAAACCGTTAGCTGCTAAAGAATTGTTTTTTACAATGCACAAATTTGGTCAATATCCTAATCTATCAAGCTGTGCCATTATATTGGATGGCCTATTCAAATGTCATTTGTTTTCTGATGCAATATCATTATTTAGAGAAATGGAGAAGAGTAATTTGGATCTTAATATTGAAACTTACAGTGTGGTGCTCCGTGAGATGTGCCATGCTGGAAAACTAAATGATGCACGAGAACTCTTCTCTTGTCTGCCAGCAAAAGGCTTGAAACCTGATCTATATACTTATACAATAATGATCCAAGGTCTATGTGGGGAAGGACTTCTGATTGATGCTGAAGAAATGCTGATGAATATGGAAGAGCATGGCTGCTTGCCAGATAGCTGCACATATAACGTCTTCATCCAAGGATTACTACGACGAAATGCTGTTCTGAAGTCAATTAAATATTTTCAGATTATGAAAGACAAAGGTTTTGCAGCACATGCTACAACCATGGAATTGCTTGTAGACTACCTCTCTACGCACAAAGGAGAGAATGCTTTTCAAGAATTTGTGCAGAAAATTGTTTGA